Proteins from one Strix aluco isolate bStrAlu1 chromosome 10, bStrAlu1.hap1, whole genome shotgun sequence genomic window:
- the LOC141927705 gene encoding uncharacterized protein LOC141927705 has protein sequence MWRLEQSPSSSGSPRCPDLLRCVGGPRSPLSPLYLSFFEEECRAIATRLLFGDTRPVTSTPLHALPPFDEGAPDSTTPAARPSTGDGEAAAATPGPARGEPRRLPRPAGGGCPGAARPGSRLARPQAPSRKAAWRGAGQPPCGGPGPAGRSRTPARSPGRGGGRLALSRARASLGPELPKTVKGLRAPATRLPQPAGTKLKLLPAAKSRPQHPSGALQPVQPFAVPKPTPRDTEMESAVKVGGRKQPSQRLSTAIPTVASRSRLWPLGKVASLKRFCLDPTSGLTTQELMCSRTLELKENDKSKEQLLAAGTVLGAGKADQTWVCLESSFSSELAPGPTPGCGDAVPAEQSAGDQLSQELKHVKNELERVKSELADKTALCEVYRQMISSLQHQLRAAGICLEDAAVEESGNSGRG, from the exons ATGTGGCGGTTGGAGCAGTCGCCGTCGAGCTCCGGTTCGCCGCGCTGCCCCGACCTGCTGCGGTGCGTAGGCGGCCCGCGCTCGCCGCTCTCCCCGCTCTACCTCAGCTTTTTCGAGGAGGAGTGCCGCGCCATCGCCACCCGCCTGCTCTTCGGCGACACCAGGCCCGTCACCTCCACGCCGCTGCACGCCTTGCCGCCCTTCGACGAGGGGGCCCCGGACAGCACCACACCCGCCGCCCGCCCGAGCACGGGTGATGGCGAGGCCGCTGCCGCCACTccgggcccggcccgcggggagccccggcgcCTCCCGCGGCCCGCTGGCGGCGGCTGCCCCGGCGCAGCGCGGCCCGGCTCCCGCCTCGCCCGCCCGCAGGCCCCGTCCCGTAAGGCAGCGTggcgcggggccgggcagcctccctgcggcgggccgggccccgcgggccGCTCCCGCACCCCCGCCCGGTccccgggccgcggcggcggcaggcTTGCTCTCTCCCGGGCGCGGGCCTCTCTGGGTCCGGAGCTCCCCAAGACGGTCAAGGGGCTCCGTGCCCCGGCAACGAGGCTCCCCCAGCCCGCAG gtaccaagctgaagctgctgccGGCTGCCAAGTCCAGGCCTCAGCATCCCAGCGGGGCTTTGCAGCCGGTACAGCCTTTCGCCGTTCCCAAACCCACCCCCCGGGACACAGAGATGGAAA GTGCTGTCAAGGTTGGAGGTCGCAAACAGCCTTCCCAGAGGCTCTCTACAGCAATTCCTACCGTGGCTTCTCGCTCCCGACTGTGGCCGCTGGGAAAAGTGGCTTCCCTCAAGCGCTTTTGCCTCG ACCCCACTTCAGGATTGACTACACAGGAGCTGATGTGCAGTAGGACCCTAGAGCTGAAGGAAAACGATAAGAGCAAAGAACAGCTGCTTGCAGCAGGGACTGTCTTGGGAGCAG GTAAGGCTGACCAGACGTGGGTGTGTTTGGAGTCCTCTTTTTCCAGTGAGTTGGCCCCTGGCCCGACTCCAGGGTGTGGGGATGCAGTCCCTGCTGAGCAG TCTGCAGGTGATCAGCTGTCCCAGGAGCTGAAGCACGTAAAGAACGAGCTGGAGCGAGTGAAGAGTGAGCTTG ctgacAAGACTGCCCTGTGTGAAGTCTATCGCCAGATGATCTCCTCCTTGCAGCATCAGCTCAGAGCAGCAG GAATCTGTCTGGAAGATGCAGCAGTGGAGGAGAGCGGTAACTCAGGGAGAGGCTGA
- the SLC7A3 gene encoding cationic amino acid transporter 3, with amino-acid sequence MFGGKMASFGKKLIRRRVVDLSSEDTRFARCLSTLDLVALGVGSTLGAGVYVLAGEVAKEMAGPSIVLCFLVAAFSSVLAGLCYAEFGARVPKTGSAYLYSYVTVGEIWAFTTGWNLILSYVIGTASVARAWSAAFDNIIGNHISTFFMNKTSLNLPGVLAEHPDFFAVILIGLLTVLLAFGVSESALVNKIFTAVNLVVLGFVIIAGFVKGDIKNWQLSEEDYRNLSYLDPPDDIEKKDFGSGGFVPFGLEGILTGAATCFYAFVGFDCIATTGEEARNPQRSIPIGIIVSLLICFVAYFGVSAALTLMVPYFLLNKESPLPEAFKAVGWEPARYAVAVGSLCALSTSLLGSMFPMPRVIYAMAEDGLLFKFLSSINNRTKTPLSATIASGLLAAVMAFLFDLKDLVDLMSIGTLLAYSLVAVCVLILRYQPGQLNSPKAIEMLELNGNEEERVIMNPTFTATSALKMLFNPPTDTPTALSGRIIYICVSVIATLITVICMVLTLEMTALKNASVGWIVLLVLLLVVLLISTVIIWRQPQSNARLNFKVPFLPFLPIFSLFINILLMVQLSASTWGWFAIWMVVGFMIYFGYGIRNSVEGKNAEEPCATVEKPLCHPELDLSPGAAAV; translated from the exons ATGTTCGGGGGGAAAATGGCCAGCTTTGGGAAGAAGCTGATTCGCCGGCGCGTGGTGGATTTGAGCTCTGAGGACACACGTTTTGCTCGCTGCCTCTCCACGCTGGACCTCGTAGCCCTGGGGGTGGGCAGCACGCTGGGGGCCGGTGTGTACGTGCTGGCTGGGGAGGTGGCCAAGGAGATGGCTGGTCCTTCCATTGTCCTCTGCTTCCTGGTAGCTGCTTTCTCATCGGTACTGGCTGGACTCTGCTACGCGGAGTTTGGGGCCCGTGTCCCCAAGACTGGCTCTGCCTACCTCTACAGCTACGTCACTGTTGGTGAAATCTGGGCTTTCACAACTGGCTGGAACCTCATTCTCTCCTATGTGATAG GCACGGCCAGTGTGGCTCGAGCCTGGAGCGCAGCatttgacaacatcattggcaaCCACATCTCCACCTTCTTCATGAACAAGACCTCACTGAACCTGCCGGGGGTGCTGGCCGAGCACCCGGACTTCTTCGCTGTGATCCTGATTGGGCTGCTCACTG TGCTGCTGGCCTTCGGCGTCAGTGAATCTGCCCTTGTGAACAAAATCTTCACGGCGGTGAACCTGGTGGTGCTGGGCTTCGTCATCATCGCCGGCTTCGTGAAGGGAGACATCAAGAACTGGCAGCTCTCGGAGGAGGACTACAGGAACCTCTCATACCTGGACCCACCGGATGACATCGA GAAAAAAGACTTTGGCTCCGGTGGGTTTGTCCCCTTTGGACTGGAAGGGATCCTGACGGGCGCTGCCACCTGTTTCTACGCCTTTGTGGGCTTTGACTGTATCGCCACCACAG GGGAGGAAGCCAGGAACCCACAGCGCTCAATCCCCATTGGCATCATTGTGTCCCTCCTCATCTGCTTCGTGGCTTATTTTGGGGTCTCTGCAGCCCTGACCCTCATGGTGCCCTACTTCCTCCTGAACAAGGAAAGCCCCCTGCCTGAGGCTTTCAAGGCAGTGGGCTGGGAGCCTGCCCGCTATGCTGTTGCCGTTGGCTCGCTGTGTGCCCTCTCCACCAG CTTGTTGGGGTCCATGTTCCCCATGCCCCGTGTGATCTATGCCATGGCAGAGGATGGGCTGCTCTTCAAGTTCCTCTCCAGCATCAACAACCGCACGAAGACCCCTCTATCAGCCACCATCGCCTCGGGGCTCCTCGCGG CGGTGATGGCCTTCCTGTTTGACCTGAAGGACCTGGTGGACCTCATGTCGATTGGCACACTGCTGGCCTACTCCCTGGTGGCGGTGTGTGTGCTCATCCTCCG GTACCAGCCTGGGCAGCTGAACTCCCCGAAGGCCATAGAAATGCTGGAGCTGAATGGAAACGAGGAGGAGAGGGTGATCATGAACCCAACCTTCACTGCTACCAGTGCCCTGAAGATGCTCTTCAACCCACCCACGGACACCCCCACTGCGCTCTCAGGGCGCATCATCTACATCTGTGTCTCGGTCATTG CCACACTGATCACAGTTATCTGCATGGTCCTGACCCTCGAGATGACCGCGCTGAAGAATGCCAGTGTTGGCTGGATCGTGCTCCTGGTGCTGCTCCTCGTGGTTCTGCTCATTTCCACCGTCATCATTTGGAGGCAGCCGCAGAGCAATGCACGATTGAACTTCAAA GTACCTTTCCTCCCGTTTCTGCCAATCTTCAGCCTGTTCATTAACATCCTGCTGATGGTACAGCTGAGTGCCAGCACCTGGGGGTGGTTTGCCATCTGGATGGTTGTGG GTTTTATGATTTACTTCGGCTACGGGATTCGGAACAGCGTGGAAGGGAAAAATGCGGAGGAACCCTGTGCCACAGTAGAAAAGCCTCTGTGCCACCCTGAACTGGacctcagccctggggctgctgcggTCTGA
- the SNX12 gene encoding sorting nexin-12: MSEAAVADTRRLNAKPQDLTDAYGPPSNFLEIDIFNPQTVGMGRARYTSYELRMRTNLPIFKLKESCVRRRYSDFEWLKNELERDSKIVVPPLPGKALKRQLPFRGDEGIFEESFIEERRQGLEQFINKIAGHPLAQNERCLHMFLQEETIDRNYVPGKVRQ; the protein is encoded by the exons ATGTCGGAGGCGGCGGTGGCGGACACCCGGCGCCTGAACGCCAAGCCGCAGGACCTGACGGACGCGTACGGGCCGCCTAGCAACTTCCTCGAAATCGACATCTTCAACCCACAGACCGTGGGCATGGGCCGCGCCAGATACACTAGCTACGAGCTCCGGATGCGG ACCAACCTCCCAATCTTCAAATTGAAGGAGTCGTGTGTGAGGAGACGATACAGTGACTTTGAATGGCTGAAGAATGAGTTGGAACGAGACAGTAAG ATTGTAGTGCCACCGCTGCCTGGAAAAGCTTTGAAACGACAGCTTCCCTTCCGAGGAGACGAAGGCATCTTTGAGGAGTCCTTCATTGAGGAGCGGAGACAGGGACTAGAACAGTTTATTAACAA AATTGCTGGACACCCACTGGCACAGAACGAGCGCTGCTTACATATGTTCCTGCAAGAGGAGACTATTGATAGGAATTACGTCCCAGGGAAAGTGCGCCAGTAG